From the genome of Solanum dulcamara chromosome 12, daSolDulc1.2, whole genome shotgun sequence:
GTGCATGAAATATTAAGTTATTGTTGATTGAACACAGCGATGGACCCCTTATTTGGATCTATAATAGGTTCATTTATGCTGTCTAGGCTGAATACATTCTGTAGCAGATAGCagattattactttatcgaaTAGAAATTCAGAAGCCCAGAGGTGAAAAGAGTGCATATCAAGTACCCATTTTTTTGTCCATTCTATATTACTACTTGTTTACATGATTTCAGTAATAACTATTCCTCATCTTTCCTCAAGAAGAAAACATATTTCACTATTTTCACGAATGAGCTAGCTCAGCTGGTTGGCTACTTGAATTCGTACCTTATTGGTGAGGATTCGATTGCCCACATGGTAATTCCCTTCCCATTTCCCCTACCCccattgttttttttaaaaaaaaagagtgagCTGGCTCTCGGGAATTTCCTGGTTATCAAAACTGTGTTGAATTTAAAATTCCAGCCAAATTCATCATGGGAGAACTGTACAGAAGTGGATATTTGGTAGGACTTGTATTTTGTCACATACAAAGGGAAGAGGAGACTTTTCTCTCTTCCCTTTCATCTTCTAATTAGATCAGGCCACCAATTTTACAGTCGACCAGCAAGAATTACAAATAAGTAAAACACTTGTTCTGTCCTAGTTAGGGTACAAAACGTGAAGAGAAATGGACTTAAACGAAGCAACATGGACAACACAAATTGGTATATCAATTTTGACTTGTTTGGAATTGAAGCGTAATTAAGTATAAGCAGAAAAATGTGATATCGATGCTTTACTAACCCAGATTGATAAAACACAGCATCATTATCACATCCTCCTGAAAATTTTAGCTCATCTGCTGATAATGGATGACATTGCAAATAGATAGCAGATTACACTACCAATATTTTGGTGGATTATCATTTGTTATCTTACATTACATTATTGTCAGCTGTACCAAAATATTTTCGATTGTGACCAGTGCAGATGCAACTAAATTAGCTTCTTGTCCCACAAATCCATGAGTAATCATTTATGATTGTCCTGTAACCTATGCAGCCATTATacaaacttgaaaatattacCACTAAGAATTATGGTGGAATTTTCACCTTTAATCAGAAATCTCGAGTTCTAGACCTAGGAATGGAGAAGCTACGGGCAAAGAGCGCTTCTCTCTTTAGTAGATCCTATGCTGAGTGAATGTGGATAATTGAGTTAGTAGGCTTCAGATACCTGACACATAAAGCAAAAATAGGAACGTGAAATATTTTTCCTCAAGTATTTTATCTATTTCAAATCACAGAAGATAAACTAAATGGTGTACAGAAAGGAATTTACTTCATTTCCCTAGCTATTTTTTTGTCCCTTTAAGCAAGCTAGCAGCTGCATTAACAGTACACAACATATTATTCTCAGCTCACCTTATATTGCACCTTTGCACCTAACAATTTCTTTCATCCCAATATCCCACAAACCTTTATCCCTCAAATCTGTTATcacatctttttattttttcttaattattttagagCAAGAAACCCATCCCCAGCTCACTCACTATATAACTGGTGTACATTCTCCTTCTCCATCCATCATCAGACATCTTCAAATTAAGCTTaatcaagaaagaaaaaaatgacttaCAACTTAGTGTCATCTTTacttttcttgttcttcttcttgctTCAACTCACTTGCAATTTGGCTCAAGCACCTGCTATAGCTCCAATGCCACCAGTTATTTCTTCTCCTCCGGCCCCAATATTGCCCCCAATTGTAGCCTCTGCTCCAGCTCCAGGACCACCTGGTCCACCAAACGTGATAAAAATCCTTGGAAAAGCTGGATCATATTCGACGTTCATCAAGTTGTTACAAATCACTCAAGAAGTTGGCGAAATCACCTCATTACTAAACAACTCCAACAGCATAACAATGTTTGTTCCATCGGATGGTGCTTTCTTGAACCTGAAAACTGGCACCCTCAACTCTCTCAGTGATCAGCGGAAAGCTGAATTGGTAAAATTCCATATCCTCCCATCATATTTCTCCCTGTCACAGTTCCAAACGGCTAGCAACCCTTTACACACACAAGCCGGAGGAACCACCAATCGTGAATTCCCCATCAATATAACCACCAATGGAACAACAGTGAACATAACAACTGGGATTGTGAATGCAAGTGTGTCCAGTACAATTTACACTGACAATCAATTAGCTATTTACCAAGTGGATAAAGTACTGCTTCCATTGCAATTCTTTGTCCCACCATTACCACCAGCACCTGCTCCAGCACCATCGAAGCCAAACAAGGACAATCCTTCCTCGGATTCTTCCTCTGTTAATGTTGTTCCGTCTGGTGCCACTTCTCTTCTTCCCCACATGCTTCAGCGAATGGTCTATCCCagctgttttttcttcttctctgttTGCTTTGTGTATATGAGTTAAGAAGTCGTACACATGTCTGCATGATTGGGGCGTAATCTTGTGTACATTTAAGTGTTGCTTAATAAGATGTTAATTTTCAGTGTGTACTCAAGCATGTTTCAATGTTGCATATTatgtcatctttcaaaagaatttGAACATCAATTACAAGATATGGGTAAAGCAGCTCAATTCCTCTGCTTAAgtcttcttttattattttttgttcttttttccaCTACTATTCAGCTAAACCCAATGAGAGATGACGATGTCTAGGCAAAGACACAAGAAGTGGCTTTAGGTAAGGATTATTTAGCACCATATCCCTAACTTAACCAACTTAATTCCCAATAAAAACATTGATCTGTTTTCAAAATGCCAGCAAGGACAAAAGACATggaaaagaaaaacacaagAAGCAAGGCCTGActacactttttttttttgtggtttATCCATCTAATATCTGAAATCTATTGGTCTGAATAATCTGGATTCACGACTGCATAGGGCCCAATAAAGGAAGCGCTCACTACCAGGGATTTCTCCATTCCTAGAAACCTGAACTCGAGACCTTGGTTAAGGGTGGAGTGATCCTATCCATTCTACCACTCACCATGGTGATCCTTAATTAAACTATAAAAATCCATGAACCTATTTGTTTCACCCAATACCAGCACACCGAAGGTGCTCatgaaatttgaaaagaaaagagaaatttaTATCAGAGATCCTAGAAAAGCCAAACACACCATATAGTAGGTAATAAAAAGAGGAACTCAAGTATTCAACCAAAGCACTGCATAGTTTTAATTAAAAGACGGTTAAACAAAGTGAATCAAACTTGCAGCATTTTTTGATCTAATGATCAGAATATGCACTTCATCCAACCACTGGAAACTTTAAGAGCATAGCTGTTGGATTATCTAATCTAGGAAGTACAAGACAAAAGGAAAAACCAACTTAAAAACTAAATCAGAAAATGAGAGGATTACAGTGTAAACAGAAAGATCATTATACAAGAGTGTAGTAGCAACTCTTCCTATATCTACTGTTCAACACCTTCGCTGACTTTGATCTCCAGAAGTTGCTCAACTGGCTGCCGACAAATAGGACACCTATTTGTCTGGATCCTCAAGACTTTTGCACAACCACTACACATGCACTGCATCAAGGAAAATACTCAATATTTGTGGCATATAATAGTATTGCACCGATAAACAAGATAAACAAAACATCTTCGATCAATAAATGTTTATCAAGCACAACGAAACTGatgcatattttatttaatgCTAGATACACAATATTGTGTTGACATTTTGAACCATGGATAGTCTACTAGCAAAAGAAAGGGAATAGGGAGGGGAAGAATTATTCAAATTGTATTAGTGAAAAATTGTTGCAACAGAAGCTAAATAAACTGTAAGATAAATCATTACAACAAAGCATATAAGAGAGTTGCACATGTATTCAGACCAGCACCTCAGTAGCAAGGGTTATGAAAGGTTAAAGCCATACCATGTGTCGACATGGAAGTAAAGTTGTGTCCCGAGGTTCAGAAAGGCATATCACACATTCTTTCCCAGGATCATTTCCATCAAAGTCATTATCAATTGAATCGCCAATCCCATAAATCTCGTGTAATTCATATCTCATGCCATTGACCCAAAGTATTTGCTTCACCACCCTAACATGGTATTCACCTTTATCCTTTCCAAAAACTGCTAGAGTAAGCTGGGAATTTGTGGACCCAGATGCTGCATTCCCATCCTCTGATACACTTTCACTACCTGGGATTGCCTCTGCTTTCATCGCTAATGGATATACATCTACATCACCATCTTTGGAGGATACTGCTTCATCAAACATCGAAAGATCAATGCCAGTTCCTGAGGGTTGCCTAAACTTCTGGGATAAACCTTGTTGAAATTCAACAGTTATTGGTGGAAGTAAG
Proteins encoded in this window:
- the LOC129876757 gene encoding probable E3 ubiquitin-protein ligase LOG2, whose amino-acid sequence is MGNAESRGRRRSNSRRSHPPPPSQPEINDSRYVFAAATPYLSRFPHGPSYYQYPGYYPPPPAMPAPYVVHQKAVTIRNDVNLKKETLRIEPDEENPGKFLVAFTFDATVSGSLTVIFFGKEGEDCLLTPMKESLLPPITVEFQQGLSQKFRQPSGTGIDLSMFDEAVSSKDGDVDVYPLAMKAEAIPGSESVSEDGNAASGSTNSQLTLAVFGKDKGEYHVRVVKQILWVNGMRYELHEIYGIGDSIDNDFDGNDPGKECVICLSEPRDTTLLPCRHMCMCSGCAKVLRIQTNRCPICRQPVEQLLEIKVSEGVEQ
- the LOC129877348 gene encoding fasciclin-like arabinogalactan protein 12, whose translation is MTYNLVSSLLFLFFFLLQLTCNLAQAPAIAPMPPVISSPPAPILPPIVASAPAPGPPGPPNVIKILGKAGSYSTFIKLLQITQEVGEITSLLNNSNSITMFVPSDGAFLNLKTGTLNSLSDQRKAELVKFHILPSYFSLSQFQTASNPLHTQAGGTTNREFPINITTNGTTVNITTGIVNASVSSTIYTDNQLAIYQVDKVLLPLQFFVPPLPPAPAPAPSKPNKDNPSSDSSSVNVVPSGATSLLPHMLQRMVYPSCFFFFSVCFVYMS